One region of Motacilla alba alba isolate MOTALB_02 chromosome 24, Motacilla_alba_V1.0_pri, whole genome shotgun sequence genomic DNA includes:
- the LOC119711287 gene encoding histone H2A — MSGRGKSGGKARAKAKSRSSRAGLQFPVGRVHRLLRRGHYAERVGAGAPVYLAAVLEYLTAEILELAGNAARDNKKTRIIPRHLQLAVRNDEELNKLLGGVTIAQGGVLPNIQAVLLPKKTSKKGSGQQSQEY, encoded by the coding sequence ATGTCGGGCCGTGGCAAGAGCGGCGGGAAGGCCCGTGCTAAGGCCAAGTCTCGCTCGTCCCGGGCTGGACTGCAGTTCCCGGTAGGGCGCGTTCACCGACTGCTGCGGCGCGGGCACTACGCGGAGCGGGTGGGGGCCGGTGCGCCCGTCTACCTGGCGGCCGTGCTCGAGTACCTGACCGCTGAGATCCTGGAGCTCGCGGGCAATGCGGCACGCGACAACAAGAAGACGCGCATCATCCCCCGTCACCTGCAGCTAGCCGTGCGCAACGACGAGGAGCTCAACAAGCTGTTGGGCGGCGTTACCATCGCGCAGGGCGGCGTCCTGCCTAACATTCAGGCCGTGCTGCTGCCCAAGAAGACCAGCAAGAAGGGCAGTGGGCAGCAGTCGCAGGAGTACTAG